A region from the Micrococcus cohnii genome encodes:
- the sucC gene encoding ADP-forming succinate--CoA ligase subunit beta, translating to MDLYEYQARDLFEKHGVPVLAGIVAQTPEEAKAAAEKIGGVTVVKAQVKVGGRGKAGGVKVAKTADEAYEHAKAILGMDIKGHTVHQVMIAQGADIAEEYYFSVLLDRANRTYLAMCSVEGGMEIEQLAVERPEALAKVPVSALTGIDAETAKKIVAEANFPAELQDEVAAVIQKLWTVFEKEDATLVEVNPLVKTGDGQILALDGKVSLDANADFRQEGHAALVDERTEDPLEAKAKENDLNYVKLDGEVGVIGNGAGLVMSTLDVVAYAGEKHGNVKPANFLDIGGGANAEVMANGLDVILGDEQVKSVFVNVFGGITSCDAVANGIVKALEILGDAATKPLVVRLDGNSVEEGRRILAEANHPLVTVAATMDEGADKAAELAHSAN from the coding sequence GTGGACCTGTACGAGTACCAGGCGCGCGATCTGTTCGAGAAGCACGGCGTGCCCGTGCTGGCCGGCATCGTGGCGCAGACCCCGGAAGAGGCCAAGGCGGCCGCTGAGAAGATCGGCGGCGTGACCGTCGTCAAGGCGCAGGTGAAGGTCGGCGGCCGCGGCAAGGCCGGCGGCGTCAAGGTCGCCAAGACCGCCGACGAGGCCTATGAGCACGCCAAGGCGATCCTGGGCATGGACATCAAGGGCCACACCGTGCACCAGGTGATGATCGCCCAGGGCGCCGACATCGCCGAGGAGTACTACTTCTCCGTGCTGCTGGACCGCGCCAACCGCACCTACCTGGCCATGTGCTCCGTCGAGGGCGGCATGGAGATCGAGCAGCTCGCCGTCGAGCGCCCCGAGGCCCTGGCCAAGGTGCCGGTCTCCGCGCTGACCGGCATCGACGCCGAGACCGCGAAGAAGATCGTCGCCGAGGCGAACTTCCCGGCCGAGCTGCAGGACGAGGTCGCCGCCGTCATCCAGAAGCTGTGGACCGTCTTCGAGAAGGAGGACGCCACCCTCGTCGAGGTGAACCCGCTGGTGAAGACCGGCGACGGCCAGATCCTCGCGCTCGACGGCAAGGTCTCCCTCGATGCCAACGCCGACTTCCGTCAGGAGGGGCACGCCGCCCTGGTCGACGAGCGCACCGAGGACCCGCTCGAGGCGAAGGCCAAGGAGAACGACCTCAACTACGTGAAGCTCGACGGTGAAGTCGGCGTCATCGGCAACGGCGCGGGCCTGGTCATGTCCACGCTCGACGTGGTCGCCTACGCCGGGGAGAAGCACGGCAACGTGAAGCCGGCGAACTTCCTGGACATCGGCGGCGGCGCCAATGCCGAGGTCATGGCCAACGGCCTGGACGTCATCCTGGGCGACGAGCAGGTCAAGTCCGTGTTCGTGAACGTCTTCGGCGGCATCACCTCCTGCGACGCCGTCGCCAACGGCATCGTGAAGGCCCTCGAGATCCTGGGCGACGCCGCGACGAAGCCGCTGGTCGTGCGCCTGGACGGCAACTCCGTCGAGGAGGGCCGCCGCATCCTGGCCGAGGCGAACCACCCGCTCGTGACCGTGGCCGCGACGATGGACGAGGGCGCCGACAAGGCCGCCGAACTCGCCCACTCCGCGAACTGA
- the sucD gene encoding succinate--CoA ligase subunit alpha, producing the protein MSIYLNKDSKVIVQGITGGEGTKHTRLMLKAGTNIVGGVNARKAGTTVSHEDKDGNALELPVFGSVSEAMEKTGADVSVAFVPPKFAKDAAIEAIEAEIPLLVVITEGIPVQDSAEFFALSQSKTGADGKPKTRIIGPNCPGIITPEQALAGITPASITGSGPIGLVSKSGTLTYQMMYELNDFGFSTAIGIGGDPVIGTTHIDALEAFEADPETKAIVMIGEIGGDAEERAAEFIKANVTKPVVGYVAGFTAPEGKTMGHAGAIVSGSSGTAQAKKEALEAAGVKVGKTPSETARLMREILENQG; encoded by the coding sequence ATGTCTATCTACCTGAACAAGGACTCCAAGGTCATCGTCCAGGGCATCACCGGCGGCGAGGGCACGAAGCACACCCGCCTGATGCTCAAGGCCGGCACCAACATCGTCGGCGGCGTGAACGCCCGCAAGGCCGGCACCACCGTGTCCCACGAGGACAAGGACGGCAACGCGCTCGAGCTGCCCGTGTTCGGCTCGGTCTCCGAGGCGATGGAGAAGACCGGCGCGGACGTCTCCGTGGCCTTCGTGCCGCCGAAGTTCGCCAAGGACGCCGCGATCGAGGCCATTGAGGCCGAGATCCCGCTGCTGGTGGTCATCACCGAGGGCATCCCGGTGCAGGACTCGGCCGAGTTCTTCGCGCTGTCCCAGTCGAAGACCGGCGCCGACGGCAAGCCGAAGACCCGCATCATCGGCCCGAACTGCCCCGGCATCATCACTCCGGAGCAGGCCCTGGCGGGCATCACCCCGGCGTCGATCACCGGGTCCGGCCCGATCGGGCTGGTCTCCAAGTCCGGCACGCTGACGTACCAGATGATGTACGAGCTGAACGATTTCGGTTTCTCGACCGCGATCGGCATCGGTGGCGACCCGGTCATCGGCACCACCCACATCGACGCCCTCGAGGCGTTCGAGGCGGACCCGGAGACCAAGGCCATCGTGATGATCGGTGAGATCGGCGGCGACGCTGAGGAGCGCGCGGCCGAGTTCATCAAGGCCAACGTCACCAAGCCGGTCGTCGGCTACGTGGCCGGCTTCACCGCCCCGGAGGGCAAGACCATGGGCCACGCCGGCGCCATCGTCTCCGGCTCCTCCGGCACGGCGCAGGCCAAGAAGGAGGCCCTCGAGGCCGCGGGCGTGAAGGTCGGCAAGACCCCGTCCGAGACCGCGCGACTGATGCGCGAGATCCTCGAGAACCAGGGCTGA
- a CDS encoding VIT1/CCC1 transporter family protein, whose translation MTSRPASSTHPGPTPEQVRRWRRYLADEIAEGEVYRQIAARRSGAERQILLGLADAERRHEMHWRRLLGDERSRNLPRPSLHRMLLRWLARVFGSVFVLALAQRAESDSPYAKDSDVPEGMVADEAIHEEVVRGLAARGREQLAGNFRAAVFGMNDGLVSNLALVMGIGATGVAPSVVLFTGIAGLLAGALSMAAGEYVSVRSQRELLEASSPTQVTLEAAEHLDIDANELELVYLARGMEPEDARHRAMERLGYLDCDCKPQFSARPDGSQGPVDHSEDYAEIGSAWTAALSSFCFFAAGAVVPILPFLVGLSGLWALVPALALVGAALMFTGGVVGLLSGASPLSRGLRQLAIGFGAAAVTFALGRLFGADVS comes from the coding sequence GTGACGTCCCGTCCCGCCTCGTCCACACACCCGGGCCCCACGCCGGAGCAGGTGCGCCGCTGGCGCCGCTACCTGGCCGACGAGATCGCCGAGGGCGAGGTCTACCGGCAGATCGCCGCCCGCCGCTCGGGCGCGGAGCGGCAGATCCTGCTCGGCCTGGCCGACGCCGAGCGTCGGCACGAGATGCACTGGCGCCGCCTGCTCGGCGACGAGCGGTCCCGGAATCTGCCGCGCCCGTCGCTGCACCGGATGCTGCTGCGCTGGCTGGCCCGCGTCTTCGGCTCGGTGTTCGTGCTGGCACTGGCCCAGCGGGCCGAGTCGGACAGCCCCTACGCGAAGGACTCGGACGTCCCGGAGGGCATGGTCGCTGATGAGGCGATCCACGAGGAGGTCGTACGCGGCCTGGCCGCACGCGGCCGTGAACAGCTGGCGGGGAACTTCCGTGCGGCCGTGTTCGGCATGAACGACGGGCTCGTCTCGAACCTGGCGCTGGTGATGGGCATCGGGGCGACGGGCGTGGCGCCGTCGGTGGTGCTGTTCACCGGCATCGCGGGTCTGCTGGCCGGGGCCCTGTCCATGGCGGCGGGCGAGTACGTCTCGGTGCGATCCCAGCGAGAGCTGCTCGAGGCCTCGTCCCCGACGCAGGTGACGCTCGAGGCCGCCGAGCATCTGGACATCGACGCGAACGAGCTCGAGCTGGTGTACCTGGCTCGCGGCATGGAACCGGAGGACGCTCGCCACCGGGCGATGGAGCGGCTGGGATACCTGGACTGCGACTGCAAACCGCAGTTCTCCGCGCGGCCGGACGGCTCACAGGGCCCGGTCGACCACTCCGAGGACTACGCCGAGATCGGTTCGGCGTGGACGGCCGCGCTGTCGAGTTTCTGCTTCTTCGCCGCGGGCGCGGTCGTGCCGATCCTGCCGTTCCTGGTCGGCTTGTCGGGCCTGTGGGCCCTGGTGCCGGCGCTCGCGCTGGTGGGGGCGGCACTGATGTTCACCGGCGGCGTGGTGGGGCTGCTCTCGGGGGCCTCGCCGCTCTCGCGCGGGCTGCGCCAGCTGGCCATCGGCTTCGGGGCGGCGGCGGTCACCTTCGCCCTCGGGCGGCTCTTCGGCGCCGACGTGAGCTGA
- a CDS encoding helix-turn-helix domain-containing protein, with protein sequence MKALPIEPAAADPQIGRRLRALRERRRVTISQLAEATGVSKGFLSRLERDLTSPSVATLISLCQVLGVSPGQILDAPDVTVIGWDDAPSVNLGGEGIAERLVTPRGRRDLQIIRAEIAPHGRGEPELYTVDCAVEAVHVVTGRLELHTAGGVHALGPADTVTFAGDEPHTWANPGDQTTVVLWTLAGGT encoded by the coding sequence ATGAAGGCCCTGCCCATCGAGCCGGCCGCCGCCGACCCGCAGATCGGCCGGCGCCTGCGGGCCCTGCGCGAGCGCCGTCGCGTCACGATTTCCCAGCTCGCCGAGGCGACCGGCGTCTCGAAGGGCTTCCTCTCGCGGCTGGAGCGCGATCTCACCAGCCCGTCGGTGGCGACCCTCATCAGCCTCTGCCAGGTGCTCGGCGTGAGCCCCGGGCAGATCCTCGACGCCCCCGACGTCACCGTCATCGGCTGGGACGACGCGCCCAGCGTGAACCTCGGTGGCGAGGGCATCGCCGAACGGCTCGTCACCCCGCGCGGGCGCCGCGATCTGCAGATCATCCGCGCCGAGATCGCCCCGCACGGCCGCGGTGAGCCAGAGCTGTACACCGTGGACTGCGCCGTCGAAGCCGTCCACGTCGTCACCGGCCGCCTCGAGCTGCACACCGCCGGCGGCGTCCACGCCCTCGGCCCCGCGGACACCGTCACCTTCGCTGGCGACGAGCCCCACACCTGGGCCAACCCCGGCGACCAGACCACCGTCGTGCTCTGGACCCTCGCCGGCGGCACCTGA